CAAAGCACTAAGGGAATTCAACATGAGGCTTAACTCGCTTAAATGCGCATTCGCCATGGAAGTAGGGAAATTTCTGGGGTTCATGATAACACAAAGAGGGGTAGAAGCCAACCCGGACAAGTGCGAAGTCGTCCTCAAGATGACAAGCCCTGGGTGCATCAAAGATGTGCCAAGGCTCACCGGAAAGCTCACAACTCTATCTCGGTTTCTCGGAGCCTCGGCTGAAAGGGCAATCCCATTTTTCAACCTAATGAAGAAAGGAATCGCCTTCGAATGGACCCCGGCATGCGAAGAAGCATTCATCCATTTCAAGAAGATACTCTCGGAGCCTCCTGTACTCAGCAAGCCCAGAGAAGGGGAGTCACTACGCAAGCGATGGCGGCAGTCCTAGTCCGGAAAGAAGACAAGGCTCAGCGCCCAATATACTTTATCAGCAAAATACTCCAGGGCGCAGAGATGAGGTACACCAAGTTGGAAAAACTGGCCTACGCTCTACTGATCTCATCTAGAAGGCTAAAGCAATATTTCCAAGGGCACACAATCATTCTGAGAACCGACCAAGCCATTCGACAAGTCCTCCAGAAACCCGACCTGGCGGGAAGAATGATGGCATGGGCAATAGAGCTGTCCCAATATGATTTGCAATACGAGCCAAGACAGGCAATCAAAGCCCAAGCCATTGCAGACTTCCTTGTAGAAGTCACAATGGAGACTCCCGACACACCGAACACACGGTGGAAACTCTATGTTAACGGAGCATCCAACCAAATATTCGGAGGTGCCGGGATCATCCTCGAAAACTCTGCAGGAATAGCCTACGAGCAATCCATCAAGTTCGAGTTCCTGGTCTCCAATAACCAGGCCGAGTATAAAGCACTGATAGGGGGACTGATACTAGCCAAAGAAGTCGGAGCGTCAAAAGTGGAAATCAGTAGCGACTCCCAAGTCGTTACCTCCCAAGTAAATGGCAACTACCAAGCCAGGGACGCGCTACTACAGAAATACTTGGAAAAGGTAAAAGAGCTATGCAAAAGCTTCGAAGAAGTCACAATCCAGCACGTCCCAAGAGAAAGAAACGCCCGAGCAGACCTCCTTTTCAAGCTCGCGAGCACCAAACCCGGAACGGGGAACAGATCCCTAATCCAAGGGCTGGCAACGAAACCTGCAATCGTCATGTGCACAACCCAGGTGCCAAATCCACCCTCATGGATAGACCCCATCTCCCGGTATCTGGAGCATGCGGAAACACCCCTAGATGAGAAGGAAGCACAGGCTATTAAAAGGGAAGCCCCAAATATACAATCATACAAGGACAATTGTACAAGCGATGGCTTCACCAACCCCTACTCAAATGCTtacaccccgaccagacggactatgtCCTAACAGAAGTCCACGAAGGGTGTTGTGGTCACCACATCGGGGGAAGATCTTTAGCAAGAAAGATCATCCGAGCAGAATACTACTGGCCCACAATGATGTCGGACGCTCAGGAGTTCGTGAAAAGATGCAAAAAATGCCAAgaaaatgccaactttcacaAAGCACCTCCCGAAGAGCTTAGTCTAATGATGGCCCCCCGACCTTTCGtccaatggggagtcgacctcttagGGCCATTCCCACCGGGGCCCGGGCAAGTGAAGTACTTAATAGTGGTCATAGACTATTacaccaaatgggtggaagcagaACCACTAGCCAGCATATCCGCAGCTAATTGTCAAAAGTTTATGTGGAAACAAGTGGTCACTAGATTCGGGATCCCAGAGAGCGTCATATCAGACAACGGGACACAGTTCACCGACAAAAAATTCAAAGGATTCCTAGAAGGTCTAAAGATCAAACAGAAGTTCTCCTCAGTCGAACACCCCCAAACCAACGGCCAGAtcgaagcagccaacaaagtcatcctAAAGGGGCTGAAGAAGCGACTTGAAGGGAAGAAGGGCTCATGGATAGACGAGCTAGCCTCAGTCTTGTGGTCGTACAGAACCACCCCCCAATCATCTACCGGCGAAACCCCTTCCGACTCACATACGGGGTCGACGCAGTCATCCCAGTCAAGGTCGGGAAACCAACCCCAAGGTTACTCCTCGGAGGAGGAAGTGAGGCGATCGAAAAGGACCTGGCCGATGAGACGAGGCAAATGGCACACCTAGCAGAAGCAGCAATAAAGCACAGAATAGCCCTAAGGTACAATG
The DNA window shown above is from Arachis ipaensis cultivar K30076 chromosome B08, Araip1.1, whole genome shotgun sequence and carries:
- the LOC107611584 gene encoding uncharacterized protein K02A2.6-like, which gives rise to MSDAQEFVKRCKKCQENANFHKAPPEELSLMMAPRPFVQWGVDLLGPFPPGPGQVKYLIVVIDYYTKWVEAEPLASISAANCQKFMWKQVVTRFGIPESVISDNGTQFTDKKFKGFLEGLKIKQKFSSVEHPQTNGQIEAANKVILKGLKKRLEGKKGSWIDELASVLWSYRTTPQSSTGETPSDSHTGSTQSSQSRSGNQPQGYSSEEEVRRSKRTWPMRRGKWHT